One Nicotiana sylvestris chromosome 12, ASM39365v2, whole genome shotgun sequence genomic window carries:
- the LOC104222028 gene encoding exocyst complex component EXO70A1-like → MAAYTVVMENLKERAEFMKESMHKSQTITDNMISILGSFDHRLSALETAMRPTQIRTHSIRKAHENIDKTLKVAESILAQFDLARQTEAKILRGPHEDLESYLEAVNQLRSIVKFFSSTKGLKSSIGMINHASNLLAKSVLKLEEEFRQLLTSYSKPVEPDRLFDCLPQSLRPSTGSPSKGDGTGMKEHQRSLETVVYHPPALIPPRILPLLHELAQQMIQAGHQQQLYTIYKEIRSSVVEQSLRKLGVERLGKEDVQKMQWEVLEAKIGNWIHFMRISVKLLFAAEKKVSDQIFEGQDSLRDQCFAEVTANSVAVLLSFGEAIAKSKRSPEKLFVLLDMYEIMRELQSEMDIVFGSKYCSEMREAAKVLTDRLAETAQETFVDFEEAVEKDATKTSVLDGTVHPLTSYVINYVKFLFDYQSTLKQLFGDADDGNSKDQLGVITTRILQALQSNLDGKSKQYKDPALTQLFLMNNIHYIVRSVRRSEAKDVLGDDWVQIHRRVVQQHANQYKRISWSKILQTLSVQGVSTAGSGSFTGEVTSSNSGISRSTVKDRFKTFNMLFEEIHQRQSQWTVPDSELRESLRLAVAEVLLPAYRSFIKRFGPMIEGGKNPQKYIRYTPEDLERMLAEFFEGKTWKGP, encoded by the exons ATGGCGGCTTACACAGTGGTAATGGAAAACCTAAAGGAAAGAGCAGAATTCATGAAAGAATCAATGCACAAGAGCCAAACCATTACCGATAATATGATCTCCATTCTCGGCTCCTTTGATCACCGCCTCTCCGCCCTCGAAACCGCCATGCGTCCCACTCAG ATAAGGACGCATTCGATTCGGAAAGCACACGAGAACATTGACAAGACATTGAAGGTTGCTGAGTCCATATTGGCTCAATTTGATCTTGCGCGCCAG ACAGAGGCTAAAATATTGAGAGGACCACATGAGGATTTGGAAAGTTATCTGGAAGCAGTTAATCAGCTAAGGAGTATTGTCAAATTTTTCAGCAGTACCAAAGGCCTTAAAAGTAGTATTGGCATGATTAACCATGCTTCCAATTTACTGGCAAAGTCTGTTCTTAAGCTAGAAGAAGAGTTTCGTCAGCTTCTAACCTCATATAG TAAACCTGTGGAACCTGATCGTCTTTTTGATTGCCTCCCCCAATCTCTGAGACCATCTACAGGATCACCTAGTAAAGGTGATGGTACTGGAATGAAAGAGCACCAAAGAAGTTTAGAAACAGTGGTTTACCACCCTCCAGCACTCATTCCCCCTAGAATACTGCCTTTGCTACATGAGTTGGCTCAGCAAATGATTCAAGCCGGCCATCAACAGCAATTGTATACTATTTACAA GGAAATTCGTTCTTCAGTCGTGGAACAGAGTCTTAGAAAACTCGGTGTGGAAAGACTTGGTAAAGAGGATGTACAAAAAATGCAGTGGGAAGTCTTAGAGGCAAAAATAGGAAACTGGATTCACTTCATGCGGATATCC GTAAAACTTTTATTTGCTGCAGAGAAGAAAGTCTCTGACCAAATTTTTGAAGGTCAGGATAGTCTTAGAGATCAATGTTTCGCGGAGGTTACTGCAAATAGTGTTGCAGTGCTGCTTAGCTTTGGAGAAGCCATTGCCAAAAGCAAACGATCGCCTGAAAAGCTATTTGTCCTTCTAGATATGTATGAGATAATGAGAGAACTTCAGTCAGAG ATGGATATTGTTTTTGGAAGCAAATATTGCAGTGAAATGCGAGAAGCTGCTAAAGTGTTGACTGATCGTTTGGCTGAGACAGCACAGGAGACCTTTGTAGATTTTGAAGAAGCCGTAGAGAAGGATGCCACAAAAACTTCTGTTCTTGATGGAACTGTCCATCCTTTAACTAGCTATGTGATCAATTATGTTAAATTCTTATTTGA CTATCAGTCAACTCTCAAGCAACTTTTTGGAGACGCCGATGATGGTAATTCCAAGGACCAGTTGGGAGTTATAACCACACGGATACTGCAAGCTCTTCAGAGTAACCTGGACGGGAAATCTAAGCAATACAAAGATCCTGCTTTGACTCAACTATTTCTGATGAATAATATTCACTATATTGTAAGATCTGTTCGCAG GTCAGAAGCAAAGGATGTGCTTGGTGATGATTGGGTGCAAATACATAGAAGGGTAGTCCAGCAGCATGCAAATCAGTACAAGAGGATCTCTTGGTCTAAG ATTCTGCAAACTCTCTCGGTCCAAGGAGTTTCTACAGCTGGGAGTGGTTCATTTACAGGTGAAGTCACCAGTAGCAACAGTGGTATCTCTAGGTCTACGGTGAAAGATAGGTTTAAGACCTTCAACATGTTATTTGAGGAGATTCATCAAAGGCAATCTCAATGGACAGTTCCTGACAGTGAGTTGCGCGAGTCTTTAAGGCTAGCAGTCGCGGAAGTCCTATTGCCTGCCTACAGGTCTTTCATTAAGCGTTTCGG GCCGATGATTGAGGGGGGCAAAAATCCCCAAAAGTATATCAGATACACACCAGAGGACCTTGAACGAATGCTGGCCGAGTTTTTTGAAGGAAAAACCTGGAAAGGACCTTAA